From Spirosoma aerolatum, one genomic window encodes:
- a CDS encoding tape measure protein: MSQYEQNVRFNFKLASELPDAIQQLERIAELTKQQGQIASSTADLVKQAAQQQKNDRKLYAEEELAITKEIARQMTLERKAQLDQQTAQLKASEAQNTAYVKASEQERAAIAKEIAKQTTQEQAAELKRQEIEREASEARKTAIVKAEEDRRTAEIRAALLEQAQAAERLHEQTTLELKAELERQTLSVKAEADQQTAIIRGEQQRQTLLLKGELAEQKAAIQSHGQAFQELRNYIASAFGVYELVQFGKDVVEAKSKVDSFRMGLQQMIGTKAEADAVFARLVEMAKTTPFEVENLMEATFRLKAMGTATQDLIPTLEVLGNMAAVVGSEKLGYIAKAFTDIQNKGVLMKQELNQFADNGVPLYDLLAKSMGKTRDEVVKLAEAHEITFAQVKKALFDASQEGGRYYNLMAIQAQTLGGQVSNLKDKFFLAKAALGDYYEDGLQKVISGLSSMIQFLAGSDSAIARNVAIIKAGASAWITYQLATNAAVLEEKAIAAAMVVKNAAIAGSELVVGTYNLIMITATGTTRGFTTAQLESAVAARSTWAALAANPLGAIIATVGIAITTYQAWKAATTEVTSAMGEQEIALKTEKANLNTLTQVALNAAAGTKERKDAIALLIKQYPQYFSGLDSEKVSNNDLRKILDSVNVSYMTRISLARQAYNLEGLAAKQKELFELEKEFFSTMPKSITVQFDGDITKFVKALDAGGAQANKLKDQLNETAGGGAAFFGEAAREISKKFDAVEKDYAKVSQNMKSTDEVRIKTALDAENKRWEAQLSTLKKGTADYKTAEQKHLDELAKINGTYRENQEGAATNHGAKMKSIVLNSQLTVRDILLQTDNMSYEDKKKYYENLEKLEIEQINKTKVSRKASEAEIVALREQSLKDIQAVHEKYQKIQDGLLAIERKSLSDSIDAEIVKFQERNNVEQDYIDKTTSGIKKLAQEAKKSAADREAAEKQLQTEKEKTIRMTEAAADAEEKANRKIINLFSEMLSKADPLLASIAKGFMTVIEFTDQLSGKTLKAANDSINAAQVHAKTLQSIYEAGMGGTAQEVEKAKQAVEESKKDAAQARVDTATTVFAVMGALYQVFSAIADAYNQHQKEVYQAIASGFTRIREAYKDLYAFITKAAKDAHDEEMKNFTGSIEEKLQAIDAYYKREKSYAEGRDRIDAMLAYYQKAAQIQADAGTDAGKIMKGLTELALDQIKLQQQMIINQAELEIAKAGEVRDARIEAINAQYDAYKKAKEKEIDALNDAADKEKERIDEVLQAKKDALNAQLDAAKAAYDKEVDLVKTTYDTELALLKDRESQERAQMQATYDLRQQLMEQRISDEIEEVAILDRVRNEALERYRADEIARITATRDRILATLTDENEKQQVITEYENQLRELHDTVEEAKLDKSKGVSLATKQLNKEQADETKQLKAEETEALKKLDDEYQAKFKQLAQERDEKLAQMKADELEREEVLKDRIKQLELDAANQKHNLEIETAEKIQDIMEQMAKQEAAAASDRAKANADYANQVMQANRQIFEANKRMKIAELQAEIAILEGQKGLFSNNSAINAAIDALNQAIGTITALSYDTGSAVSSGINSVFGKTTITKETLGGGTGGIRPGSRPTTPVDASGNQVSTAYDEDGNAIELTYDPLGHSFSAYDANKNPITIKFAVGYAPKTGKQYFLGTEYVDDPSRPNGRDTVPAFLTKGERVLTVDQNLQLNGITNDELVRRALLVENLNLPNMAEFWAGFGNMRLGLPDGLLSAGGREFLNIAELIDETRRTRQVFENKKLMNVTIDSNGFLYSEISKHSITTYWDNIIRRS, from the coding sequence ATGTCTCAGTATGAACAGAACGTCCGTTTTAACTTCAAACTAGCCTCCGAATTACCTGACGCAATCCAGCAACTCGAACGGATTGCGGAATTAACAAAGCAACAGGGTCAGATTGCCTCCTCGACGGCAGATTTAGTCAAACAGGCTGCTCAGCAGCAAAAGAATGACCGAAAACTGTACGCCGAGGAGGAATTGGCGATAACCAAAGAAATCGCCCGACAGATGACCCTCGAACGCAAAGCGCAGCTCGATCAGCAGACTGCGCAACTGAAAGCGTCCGAAGCGCAGAATACGGCCTACGTCAAGGCCAGCGAGCAGGAACGCGCTGCTATCGCTAAAGAGATTGCCAAACAGACGACCCAGGAACAGGCCGCTGAACTCAAGCGGCAGGAAATCGAACGGGAAGCGTCCGAAGCCCGAAAGACGGCCATTGTCAAGGCCGAGGAAGATCGTCGTACTGCGGAGATCAGAGCCGCCCTGCTGGAACAGGCGCAGGCTGCTGAACGGCTACATGAACAGACCACCCTTGAGCTAAAGGCCGAACTCGAACGGCAGACACTTTCAGTCAAAGCCGAAGCTGACCAACAGACGGCCATCATTCGCGGGGAACAACAGCGGCAGACATTGCTGCTAAAAGGTGAACTGGCCGAACAGAAGGCCGCTATTCAGTCGCACGGCCAAGCCTTTCAGGAACTGCGTAACTACATCGCCAGTGCGTTCGGTGTGTATGAGCTAGTCCAGTTTGGTAAGGATGTCGTAGAAGCCAAGTCGAAGGTTGATTCCTTTCGGATGGGGCTACAGCAGATGATCGGCACGAAGGCCGAAGCGGATGCGGTATTCGCCCGGTTGGTGGAAATGGCGAAAACCACGCCGTTCGAGGTCGAAAACCTGATGGAAGCCACGTTCCGGCTGAAAGCCATGGGGACGGCTACCCAAGACCTGATACCGACGCTGGAAGTGCTCGGCAATATGGCTGCTGTCGTAGGTTCCGAAAAGCTGGGGTATATCGCCAAAGCCTTTACAGATATTCAGAACAAAGGAGTACTGATGAAGCAGGAGCTTAATCAGTTCGCCGATAACGGTGTGCCGTTGTACGATCTGCTGGCTAAGTCAATGGGTAAAACCCGCGACGAAGTGGTTAAACTGGCCGAAGCGCATGAAATTACGTTTGCGCAGGTCAAAAAGGCGCTTTTCGATGCCTCGCAGGAAGGCGGTCGGTATTACAACCTGATGGCGATTCAGGCCCAGACGCTGGGCGGTCAGGTAAGCAACCTGAAAGATAAATTCTTTCTGGCAAAGGCTGCGCTCGGCGACTACTACGAAGATGGCCTACAGAAAGTAATCAGCGGCCTGAGCAGTATGATTCAGTTTCTGGCCGGTTCTGACAGTGCCATTGCCCGGAATGTGGCAATCATCAAAGCCGGTGCATCGGCCTGGATTACCTACCAACTGGCGACTAATGCAGCCGTCCTAGAAGAAAAGGCGATTGCTGCGGCAATGGTTGTGAAGAATGCCGCAATTGCTGGCTCTGAGTTAGTGGTCGGTACGTATAACCTGATCATGATCACCGCAACCGGCACAACGCGGGGCTTTACGACGGCACAGCTTGAATCAGCAGTTGCGGCCCGGTCAACCTGGGCGGCACTGGCGGCTAATCCGCTGGGGGCGATCATCGCTACCGTTGGTATTGCGATCACAACGTATCAGGCTTGGAAAGCGGCCACGACCGAAGTGACTAGCGCGATGGGTGAGCAGGAAATTGCGCTGAAAACCGAAAAAGCAAACCTGAATACGCTTACGCAGGTGGCGCTGAACGCTGCCGCAGGCACGAAAGAACGAAAGGATGCTATTGCGTTGCTGATCAAACAGTACCCGCAGTACTTTTCGGGGCTGGACTCCGAGAAGGTTTCTAACAACGATCTGCGTAAGATACTGGATTCGGTGAACGTGTCGTACATGACCCGGATTAGCCTAGCTCGGCAGGCGTATAATCTGGAAGGGCTGGCCGCAAAGCAGAAAGAATTGTTCGAGCTGGAAAAAGAGTTCTTCAGCACGATGCCTAAATCAATTACGGTGCAATTCGACGGGGATATTACCAAGTTCGTTAAGGCGCTGGATGCTGGCGGAGCGCAGGCCAACAAACTAAAAGACCAACTGAACGAAACCGCAGGCGGTGGAGCGGCATTCTTCGGCGAAGCAGCGCGAGAAATCAGTAAGAAGTTTGATGCCGTTGAGAAAGATTATGCGAAGGTCAGCCAGAACATGAAGTCTACCGACGAGGTACGCATAAAAACGGCTCTGGACGCGGAAAATAAACGCTGGGAAGCGCAGCTATCGACGCTCAAGAAAGGCACTGCCGATTACAAAACGGCGGAACAGAAACACCTTGACGAACTGGCGAAGATCAACGGTACGTACCGCGAGAATCAGGAAGGAGCGGCTACCAATCACGGCGCAAAGATGAAATCTATTGTGCTTAACTCGCAGCTTACGGTTCGCGATATTCTGCTACAGACTGACAATATGAGTTATGAGGACAAAAAGAAGTATTACGAGAACCTTGAAAAGCTGGAAATTGAGCAGATCAACAAAACAAAGGTTAGTCGTAAAGCGTCCGAAGCTGAAATTGTCGCCTTGCGCGAACAGTCTCTGAAAGATATTCAGGCTGTCCATGAGAAGTACCAGAAGATTCAGGATGGATTGTTAGCCATTGAGCGCAAATCGTTGTCTGATTCTATCGACGCTGAGATTGTAAAGTTTCAGGAGCGTAATAACGTTGAGCAGGATTACATCGACAAAACTACGTCGGGCATTAAGAAGCTGGCGCAGGAAGCTAAAAAGTCGGCGGCTGATCGCGAAGCTGCCGAAAAGCAGTTGCAGACCGAGAAAGAGAAAACGATTCGCATGACCGAAGCGGCTGCGGATGCCGAGGAGAAGGCAAACCGAAAAATTATTAATCTGTTCTCGGAAATGCTCAGCAAGGCCGACCCGCTGCTGGCTTCGATTGCCAAGGGGTTTATGACCGTCATTGAGTTTACTGATCAGTTGTCGGGTAAAACCTTAAAGGCCGCAAATGACTCCATAAATGCGGCTCAGGTACACGCTAAAACGTTACAGTCGATCTACGAAGCTGGTATGGGCGGAACCGCGCAGGAAGTCGAAAAAGCAAAGCAAGCTGTTGAGGAGTCGAAAAAAGATGCAGCTCAGGCCAGAGTAGATACAGCAACGACTGTTTTTGCGGTCATGGGGGCATTGTATCAGGTCTTTTCAGCGATTGCAGATGCCTATAATCAGCATCAGAAAGAAGTCTATCAGGCGATTGCCAGCGGCTTTACCCGAATCCGGGAAGCCTATAAAGACCTGTATGCGTTTATTACGAAAGCAGCTAAAGATGCTCACGACGAAGAAATGAAGAATTTCACCGGGTCGATTGAGGAGAAACTGCAAGCGATAGACGCTTATTATAAGCGGGAAAAATCCTACGCCGAGGGTCGTGATCGTATCGACGCAATGCTGGCTTATTACCAGAAAGCAGCACAGATTCAAGCCGACGCGGGTACAGATGCGGGTAAGATTATGAAGGGCTTAACCGAATTAGCCTTAGATCAGATCAAGCTACAGCAGCAAATGATCATCAATCAGGCTGAGCTTGAAATTGCTAAAGCAGGTGAAGTTCGTGACGCTCGGATAGAGGCTATCAATGCCCAATATGATGCTTATAAAAAAGCAAAAGAGAAGGAAATTGATGCGCTTAATGATGCTGCTGATAAGGAAAAGGAGCGCATTGATGAAGTTCTGCAAGCGAAAAAAGATGCGCTAAATGCTCAGTTAGATGCAGCAAAAGCCGCTTACGACAAAGAGGTTGATTTAGTTAAAACAACCTACGATACAGAGCTTGCTTTACTCAAAGATCGGGAAAGTCAGGAACGTGCGCAGATGCAGGCGACTTATGATCTGCGTCAGCAATTGATGGAGCAACGTATTTCTGACGAAATCGAGGAAGTCGCCATTCTTGACCGGGTTCGTAACGAAGCTCTGGAACGCTACCGCGCTGACGAGATCGCTCGTATTACAGCTACTCGTGACCGTATTCTGGCAACGCTCACCGATGAGAACGAAAAGCAGCAGGTTATCACTGAATACGAAAACCAGCTCAGAGAGTTACACGATACAGTTGAAGAGGCTAAACTAGATAAGTCGAAAGGTGTTTCGTTGGCTACTAAACAACTCAACAAAGAGCAGGCCGACGAAACCAAGCAACTGAAAGCCGAAGAAACGGAAGCACTCAAAAAGCTAGATGATGAGTATCAGGCCAAATTTAAACAGTTGGCCCAGGAACGCGATGAAAAGTTAGCTCAGATGAAAGCTGACGAATTGGAGCGGGAAGAAGTCCTGAAAGATCGCATTAAGCAGTTGGAGTTAGATGCTGCCAACCAAAAGCACAACCTGGAGATTGAAACCGCCGAGAAGATTCAGGACATCATGGAGCAGATGGCTAAACAGGAGGCCGCAGCCGCTTCGGATCGGGCGAAGGCTAATGCGGACTATGCAAATCAGGTCATGCAGGCCAACCGGCAAATATTTGAAGCCAACAAGCGTATGAAAATTGCTGAATTACAGGCTGAAATTGCTATTCTGGAAGGTCAGAAAGGGCTATTCAGTAATAACAGTGCGATCAATGCGGCTATTGATGCGCTCAATCAGGCAATCGGTACAATTACGGCGCTCTCGTACGATACAGGTTCTGCTGTCAGTTCGGGTATCAATAGCGTGTTCGGAAAAACTACGATAACCAAAGAAACGCTAGGCGGAGGTACGGGCGGCATTCGTCCCGGCTCCCGACCGACTACGCCGGTAGATGCATCAGGCAATCAGGTGTCAACGGCCTATGACGAAGACGGCAACGCAATCGAACTGACGTATGACCCGCTCGGCCACTCGTTCAGTGCTTACGATGCAAATAAAAACCCGATCACGATCAAGTTTGCAGTCGGTTACGCTCCCAAAACAGGTAAGCAGTATTTTCTTGGTACGGAGTACGTAGACGACCCCAGCCGACCGAATGGACGCGATACCGTACCGGCTTTCCTGACTAAAGGGGAACGGGTTTTGACCGTCGATCAGAACCTGCAACTGAACGGTATCACGAATGACGAGCTGGTACGCCGGGCCTTGCTGGTAGAGAACCTGAACCTGCCGAATATGGCCGAGTTCTGGGCTGGCTTCGGTAATATGCGACTCGGTTTGCCTGATGGATTACTGTCGGCTGGCGGTCGGGAATTTCTCAATATTGCCGAACTGATTGACGAAACCCGCCGAACAAGGCAGGTCTTTGAAAACAAAAAGCTGATGAATGTTACAATCGACTCGAACGGCTTTCTGTATTCCGAAATCAGCAAGCACAGCATTACGACCTATTGGGATAATATTATTAGACGATCATAA